One Besnoitia besnoiti strain Bb-Ger1 chromosome VIII, whole genome shotgun sequence DNA segment encodes these proteins:
- a CDS encoding hydrolase (encoded by transcript BESB_084650) has protein sequence MGIGPSSLGDAILFPAPASSYDGDLPGLLWIEEDFSPLPPVGQLSAVQAAEQEKAHRISRGKQRLFPAFFIEAPGGESNSVILYWHGNSCDLGQIYEELDVLSKFLNAHVLAIEFPGYGLAPPLNGSTPEDLAAAASAAALSGGTPDEASLAALKRTASAPRSEKNKMGELINKWSRSAFNFLLWIGFKPANVICFGRSIGTGPASYLAAALAEENIHVGGVVLHAPYITVHKIVQEYASLGTWLITNHWSNASNLEKMGASSCPLLIIHGVDDEVIPTDHGRQLFETYKGEKKDGFFPTDSSHNSYYIIDDLGKPMEVFLKEKSLALAAPSVRATIPAYMRLPPVWQFQPEQFAAAGAAAPSQASTAASATAAARAGVSETALDAQSAAMVQASLGTGVCGKAPEAATRTAQGAPGSVAAAAVHAVERSNSVLGNLIAGATGSKGGQWDVGLSHAPKELEKAEAGGLCAGSTRTSHFSRMIESGIFSRGSLEEIMGEALREVNREEPAETKKA, from the exons ATGGGAATAGGGCCGAGCAGCCTCGGGGATGCCATCCTCTTCCCCGCGCCAGCTTCCTCG TACGACGGCGATCTGCCTGGGCTGCTGTGGATCGAGGAGGACTTCTCGCCCCTACCGCCAGTCGGGCAGCTCTCGGCTGTGCAGGCAGCGGAGCAAGAAAAGGCGCATCGCATCTCTCGCGGCAAGCAGAGGCTCTTCCCTGCGTTCTTCATCGAAGCGCCCGGCGGGGAGAGCAACAGCGTCATTCTCTACTGGCATG GCAACTCGTGCGATCTGGGGCAGATCTATGAAGAGCTTGACGTTCTTTCCAAGTTCCTCAACGCCCACGTCCTGGCGATTGAGTTTCCAG GCTACGGCTTGGCGCCCCCGCTGAACGGGTCGACGCCTGAAGAtctggccgcggcggcgagcgcggcggctctgAGTGGAGGGACGCCCGacgaggcgtcgctcgcggcgctgaagcgcacggcgtctgcgccccgATCGGAGAAAAACAAAATGGGCGAACTGATCAACAAATGGAGCAGGTCAGCCTTCAACTTTCTTCTCTGGATCGGCTTCAAGCCCGCCAACGTCATCTGCTTTGGAAGAAGCATCGGAACAG GTCCGGCGAGCTACTTGGCCGCGGCCCTGGCGGAAGAAAATATTCACGTCGGAGGCGtggtgctgcatgcgccgtaCATCACCGTTCACAAAATCGTTCAAG AGTACGCGTCCCTCGGGACGTGGCTGATTACGAATCACTGGAGCAACGCGTCGAATCTCGAAAAAATGGGTGCCTCTTCGTGTCCGCTGCTCATCATTCACGGCGTAGACGACGAGGTCATCCCCACAGACCACGGCCGCCAGCTCTTCGAAACTTACAAGGGCGAGAAAAAGGACGGCTTCTTCCCGACCGACTCGTCACACAACTCCTACTACATCATCGAC GACCTGGGCAAGCCCATGGAGGTGTTTCTGAAGGAGAAGAGTTTGGCGttggcggcgccgtctgtgCGCGCGACGATTCCAGCGTACATGAGGCTTCCGCCGGTCTGGCAGTTTCAGCCTGAGCAGTTtgcggccgcaggggctgcggcgccttcgcaggcgtcgactgcagcctctgcgacagccgcggcgcgcgcgggcgtctcggAGACGGCCTTggacgcgcagagcgcggcgaTGGTGCAGGCGAGTTTGGGCACGGGCGTCTGCGggaaggcgccggaggcagccacgcggactgcgcagggcgcgccggggagcgtggcggcggcggcggtgcaTGCGGTGGAGCGCAGCAACTCGGTGCTGGGGAACCTGatcgcgggcgcgacgggATCCAAGGGCGGACAGTGGGACGTGGGACTGTCGCATGCGCCGAAGGAGCTCGAAAAAGCCGAGGCGGGCGGGCTGTGCGCCGGCTCCACGCGAACCTCACACTTCTCTCGCATGATTGAGAGCGGCATCTTCTCCAGGGGCTCGCTCGAAGAAATCATGGGCGAGGCCCTCAGGGAAGTCAACAGGGAGGAGCCCgccgagacgaagaaggcctAG
- a CDS encoding putative eukaryotic initiation factor-2A (encoded by transcript BESB_084640): MAPAALDREPSGKAELPAFLAVFALCGEGRYAPSLRFGLSSLFPRRTVDFRGRRPSASHVAFCLHPSLLFLLRGDGSRAGLAAASESRKARKRVLDSQMGGDDGFGPAEATGAEDTSKMEKEKLLPIEFLALTKDGAELYRYEDGMSLEEIKRPLKTIEGVEQAIWTEDGKNVVLVRKDAPNRVDVVSLDEDKTLFSCEGASTVVKFDLSPRGTFLYICFRHEAAQHENFCLYRMSDGEKVLSFTLKQINANTWPPLRWTSQESFCCRTVTNEVHIFKDNAFNLNHPHDRIRCEGVICVSPCNEKKKTAAAQEDAASGAKKDEAPMTCALFVGGKKGAPSSVKLFDLNDGNRCIATKSFFQGNEAAFKWCYDGRAVLALVHTDASEKSYYGSDALYFLRADGTYDCQLMAAEEGPIHDVQWSPSTLEFVLCKGPMPPEVLLYDGSKKPSAPKLSFGRMMRNTLRWDPFARLLVAGGFGNLAGDVDIWHKQQKKVIAKAQAPFTVTCDFTPDGLHFVAATTSPRLRVDNRITIYSVTGHALCRLDFAALYRVLIRPLAPSVAATLGQKQSRLLQSFLADPTLFLSRYFSSLSLTASSSAGSPAGRGFADDGARPALGSTGAPKARASPLGAAGAASQRDGAPRGVYRPPGSTGALAARLRAERQATVNSTNAASSVSRASAAPQTSIPGLAQKFPPGYSPPGAAAKAGGAKSKRK, translated from the exons CTGCCCGCGtttctcgctgtcttcgcGCTTTGCGGAGAAGGGCGGTACGCGCCTTCACTTCGGTTcggcctttcttctcttttcccTCGGCGGACGGTCGACTTCAGAGG CCGTcgcccctctgcgtctcaCGTCGCTTTCTGCCTCCAtccttctctccttttccttctccgcggcgacgggtCAAGAGCAGgcctcgcggcagcctcAGAGTCGCGAAAAGCAAGAAAGAGAGTTTTAGACAGCCAAATGGGTGGCGACGACGGTTTcgggcctgcagaggcgacgggcgcTGAAGACACATCGAAGAtggagaaagagaagctcCTCCCGATTGAGTTCCTCGCGCTCACCAAAGACGGCGCGGAGCTCTATCGCTACGAGGATGGCATGTCTCTCGAAGAAATCAAGAGGCCGCTCAAAACGATCGAAGGCGTTGAACAGGCCATTTGGACTGAAGACGGAAAAAAT GTCGTCCTGGTTCGGAAGGACGCGCCCAACCGAGTCGACGTCGTTTCTCTTGACGAAGACAAGACTTTGTTCTCCTGTGAAGGGG CGAGCACGGTGGTCAAGTTCGACTTGTCACCTCGAGGCACCTTTTTATACATTTGCTTCCGccacgaggccgcgcagcacgAGAACTTTTGTCTGTACCGCATGTCCGATGGAGAGAAAGTTCTCAGCTTCACTCTGAAGCAAATCAATGCCAACACGTGGCCGCCTCTTCGTTGGACTTCTCAGGAGTCTTTCTGTTGCCGCACG GTGACGAACGAAGTTCACATCTTCAAAGACAACGCATTCAATTTGAATCACCCGCACGACCGGATTCGCTGCGAAGGCGTCATATGCGTCTCACCCTGcaacgagaagaagaaaacggccgcggcgcaggaggacgcggcgagcggcgcgaagaaagacgaggcgccgaTGACCTGCGCGCTCTTTGTGGGCGGCAAGAagggcgcgccttcctcggtGAAGCTCTTCGATTTGAACGATGGCAACAGATGCATCGCGACAAAGAGCTTCTTCCAGGGCAACGAAGCCGCGTTCAAATGGTGCTACGACGGCCGCGCAGTCCTCGCGCTCGTTCACACCGATGCAAGCGAAAAGAGCTACTACGGCTCCGACGCACTCTACTTCCTCAGG gCGGACGGCACCTACGACTGCCAGCTGATGGCGGCTGAGGAGGGGCCTATCCACGACGTCCAGTGGAGTCCCTCGACGCTCGAGTTCGTTCTCTGCAAAGGACCGATGCCGCCTGAG GTGCTACTCTACGACGGCAGCAAGAAGCCGTCGGCGCCGAAGCTCTCGTTCGGCCGCATGATGCGAAACACTCTCCGCTGGGATCcgttcgcgcgcctgctggtcGCCGGCGGATTCGGCAACTTGGCTGGCGACGTGGACATCTGGCATaagcagcagaagaaggtcatcgcgaaggcgcag gcgccttTCACGGTGACTTGCGACTTTACGCCGGACGGGCTGCACTTTGTGGCCGCGACcacgtcgccgcgtctccgcgtcgacAACCGGATCACG ATCTACAGCGTCACGGGACACGCACTCTGCCGCCTGGACTTCGCAGCTTTGTACCGCGTGCTCATTCGCCCCCTCGCCCCTTCCGTCGCGGCGACTCTCGGGCAGAAGCAATCTCGGCTTCTTCAGAGCTTCCTCGCTGACCCAACGCTTTTCCTGTCTCGCTacttctcttcgctgtctctcacagcctcttcttctgcgggctcgccggccgggcgcggcttcgccgacgacggcgcgcgacccgcgTTGGGCTCCACGGGCGCACCCAAAGCCCGAGCGTCCCCACTCggggccgcaggcgcagcgagccagAGAGACGGGGCGCCCCGCGGGGTCTACCGGCCCCCGGGGTCGACTGgagccctcgcggcgcgactCAGGGCCGAGCGGCAGGCAACG GTGAACTCGACGAACGCAGCTTCTTCAGTCTCGCgagcctctgccgcgccgcaaACGTCGATCCCCGGCTTGGCTCAGAAATTCCCCCCGGGCTACTCGCCccctggcgcggcggcgaaggccggcggAGCCAAATCGAAGCGGAAGTAG